The Pseudophryne corroboree isolate aPseCor3 chromosome 2, aPseCor3.hap2, whole genome shotgun sequence genome has a segment encoding these proteins:
- the LOC135050478 gene encoding odorant receptor 131-2-like, with protein sequence MSINNYNRTSEIILVVFFVLTLICICFFIYFICIVLIVYFTTPHVRENSRYVLFAHMLINDTIYLSLGLFLAVAYQLLFIPVPLCYFILAITTATFRVTPYNLAVMSLERYLAICYPLRYLMFCTVQRSYSVISVMWIVGLLPNVADVIVLSISAKDNFFSQRLLCKQEEFLVQPVQTTIRSVTFLGSLIVVALVILITYIKVMMVARKSGSGQSSASKAGRTVKLHAFQLLLCVVSLTSVITEFYGGDYLTMINFLVFMCLPRLLSPLIYGLRDEVFRKCIRNMYSTICKGKSVDKIKSVK encoded by the coding sequence ATGTCCATTAACAACTACAACAGAACATCTGAAATTATACTCGTGGTTTTCTTTGTCTTGACCCTGATttgcatttgtttttttatttatttcatctgTATTGTCCTGATTGTCTACTTCACCACCCCTCATGTCCGGGAGAACTCTCGCTATGTCCTCTTCGCTCACATGCTCATCAACGACACCATCTACCTCTCTTTGGGACTCTTTCTCGCTGTGGCTTATCAGCTGTTATTTATCCCGGTCCCTCTTTGCTACTTCATCCTCGCCATTACAACAGCCACCTTTAgagtcacaccatacaacttggccGTCATGTCCCTTGAGCGTTACTTAGCTATCTGCTACCCACTGAGATACTTGATGTTCTGCACAGTCCAGCGGTCTTACTCTGTTATATCAGTAATGTGGATTGTTGGGTTACTCCCCAATGTAGCCGATGTCATTGTCCTCAGCATCTCGGCTAAGGATAATTTTTTCTCTCAGCGCTTGTTATGCAAACAGGAAGAATTTCTTGTGCAACCTGTGCAGACCACAATACGATCCGTCACCTTCCTGGGTAGTTTAATTGTGGTGGCGCTTGTCATTCTGATCACCTACATCAAAGTGATGATGGTAGCTCGGAAATCTGGCTCTGGTCAGTCTTCTGCCTCCAAGGCTGGAAGAACAGTTAAGCTCCACGCGTTTCAGCTCCTGCTCTGCGTAGTCTCTCTCACCTCTGTAATTACAGAGTTCTACGGTGGAGATTACTTGACCATGATTAATTTCTTGGTGTTCATGTGCCTGCCAAGGCTTCTCAGTCCTCTTATATATGGTCTTCGAGATGAAGTGTTCCGAAAGTGCATTCGAAATATGTATTCCACAATCTGTAAAGGCAAATCTGTTGACAAAATTAAAAGTGTGAAATAA